DNA from Drosophila busckii strain San Diego stock center, stock number 13000-0081.31 chromosome 2R, ASM1175060v1, whole genome shotgun sequence:
AGGATTTGAtggcgagctgctgctggcctaTCGATGGAAATTGCtagcttattaaattgaatgtcATGTTATAGAACAGCTCACCTTTTGACTTGGGTCCGATTCTGTACAATGTTTACTTTCAACATGCGAGCATTTCTCtctaatatttaatacttaatttatatgtcAGTTGACTTACGGGTTGCGCAACTAAGGCCGCTCACGTTGCAATTTGCGTTTgcaaagtttgcttaaaaatttggcagcttttaatgcttaaactttgtaatattaatttttaagcaaaaccTGCATGCAACTTAAACCACAAAAACAGCGTGCGAGCAGTGCAGTAAAATCAATTTTCCCCTTAGCGCAAGCGAGAGACAAATAGCAAGCAAACATGTTGGAGTATTGCTCAATTCCTATGGTATGCgttatttttaagtatttttgcGGCACTCGTTACCGCATTTACGTGCGACAAATCGCATATGCGTAACTAGGCACTCAtcactaaaaaaaatgtgtatacAAAAGGTTTAAAATAAGTACATTTGCTGTGTGATAagcattaataacaaattgtgtgaaaaggacattaattatttattactctACCGTCTAATAaactaatgcaaatatataaaatgaagcCGATATTATAGTTTTGCGTGCATCGGCTGCTGGAAATCGGTAAAAGaaaacgctgcagcagcggcagcgctgcctgcctATGCGTCCCCCCTTGTGTAACAGCcctgtgtgtgcttgttgtgctcaagtgctgctgctcctgttttGAATAAATGTCCTgtctaaaatgaaaatgtctaTAAAGTGTTTTGTGGAATATTGTAGTGTGCAAAGTGTTAGAATAAAAGCACAAtaagctaagaaaaaaaagttaacGCTGCGTGATTTCTTGGCTTGGCCTAAAATGgtttacattaaatataaagaaaaattaaatttgtcacAAAACTAATGCAACTGTACTAGTGCATATGCAATACTAAATACATGCAAATGTAgcttatatgtatttttgttgtttttttttctgtctaAAAGTGGTTTCAGCTAGACTCGGTGAATTGCACACTTTGTCGATCAGTGGCATAGATAAGCAGGATCATGACCTTGGAAACGCAACCAATTGGCGGTGGTCTGTGCGATGGCAAAATCGCTGGACTGTACGATCTGGAGGAGACGCTGGGCTCGGGACATTTTGCAGTTGTCAAACTGGCAAGGCATGTGTTCACGGGTGCCAAAGTGGCAGTGAAAGTCGTTGATAAAACCAAACTGGACGAGGTCTCCAAAGCACATTTGTTTCAAGAAGTGCGGTATGTTAAGGCGACTTAATAAATCTTATAGatcattaattaatgtttgatATACAACAGCTGCATGAAACTAGTGCAGCATCCGAATGTGGTGCGGCTCTATGAAGTCATTGACACACAGACCAAGCTATATTTGGTGCTGGAGCTGGGAGATGGCGGTGATCTGTATGATTATATAATGAAGCATGATGCTGGCTTGAGTGAGGAGCTGGCGCGTAAATATTTCCGGCAAATACTGCGCGCAATCACGTACTGTCATCAATTGCACGTAGTGCATAGGTAAGCAAAGCTATAGCTAATTccataacatttaatttacgtAACGTTTTACGTGACACATGCAAACAGAGACTTGAAACCGGAGAATGTGGTTTTCTTTGAGAAATTGGGTCTGGTCAAGTTGACAGACTTTGGTTTTAGCAACAAGTTCTCGCCTGGGCAGAAACTGGAAACATTTTGCGGCAGCCTTGCCTATTCCGCCCCCGAAATTCTATTGGGTGACTCGTACGATGCACCAGCCGTAGGTAAGTGTGTCggtctgtctatgtgtgcttATGAATCACATGATaagcttatatttaattattgacaTTATCTGTTAGATATTTGGTCGCTGGGCGTTATACTCTATATGCTGGTATGTGGCCAGGCCCCTTTTGAAAAGGCCAACGATTCGGAGACGCTAACCATGATAATGGATTGCAAGTACAGCATGCCATCGCATGTGAGCAAGGACTGCAGCAATTTGATTGGCAGCATGCTGGTGCGAGATCCCAAGAAACGCGCCACCGTCGAAGAAATTGCATCATGCGCTTGGCTAAAGCAAACTGACGAGCCCGATGCAGTGGAGCATACGCTGCCGTTAGTAAGCCGCGAGCAGCTTAGCGAGGAGGATCATGCCTTTATAATTCAGAAAATGATAAACGGAAACATTGCGTCCAAGGAAGAGATACAGCAGTTAGTATCATCATATACTTGtactcaatttaaaattgattaatattaaactatacTCTTTGCAGAGCTCTTGATAAAAATAAGTACAATCACATAACGGCCACATATTTTCTGCTAGCAGAAATACTTTTACGCCGGCGAACCGAGGAGCaggcgcaaaaacaaaaacgtcaAGAGGCTAGCTTGAAGTGAGTGCGGaaaattgctgaaaatatataatgtgGCTCACCTATgtttcattttgaaaattacaGATTAGGAGATACCAATCGCCGTACGTTGGCTGAGAAACCAAGTCCAACAGAGAATCCCAAAGTAGTCGTGCCTATTAGCATAAATGTGACGCCAGCCACTCAATTTGCAAATGACAATGCCAAACCTGTAAATTTGCCACACTCTTGCTTCCATTAACATATAGTTGACaataagaaattttattttaggaCAAGCGTACCCGCAAGTGCAGCATTGTGCGCGAGGAGGATGAGGAGGAGTCTGCCAATGAAAGCGTTGGCATTGGCAATGAACTAAAGGTGGCCACAACGCGACGTGAATCTATTTCTGATGGACGCTTGCATCGTTCTGTACAGGACCGCAACAGCTCGCCAGCTCCAGAGACCGAAGtgccaataaaaataagcgCAAATATTGTTGTATCCTTCGATATAACGCTGGCCCAAAAGCTCAAGCAAATAGATAAATGTGCCAAGGTAGATGAGGACACCCTAAGCGGCCTTAAGGAGCTCGAAATTGGCAAATTAAAGCCATtaccgagcagcagcaagaatcCTGTGCTAACCCATCGCCGCACAAAGCTGAACAAAATACGCACGCCTTCATGCAGCAGCTCTGAGGCTTCGGATGATGATACCAAGACGCGTaataagaagaaaataaataaatttgtgggCGATGCACCTATTAGATTTCGCATGCATCGTCGAGACTCGCATGATGACTCAAGTGACTCGCAGGATCAGTTGTATCCACCGCCAGGCTCTAATAGCGGTAATgccaatttcatttcaaatagCGGCTCCGGTGTAAGCGGAAAAAAGGAAGATCAGGGACAGTGCAAAGAGGTTAGTGTGCTACATTTTTCCAgtataaattgattaataattcattaatattttgtcTAACAGCCAAATAAATCAGAAGAAACTCGCAAATCTCATACACAAAAGAACAGAAAACAGCAAAAGGATCATGTGGACAAACATTCCCATGTgaataagcaacaattagcATCGTTTGACAACAAATCAACACGTCGACGACGCATACGCGAAAGTCAATCATTGGATCGCATCACAGAGGCTCAGGAGTACGAGCTGCGTCAGCGTTGCTATGTAAATGAAGCAACAacacaccaacagcaacatatcGACCATAGAAATTCACTAAACAACTTGACCACATTCTCCGTTGCCGAAACTAAGGAAGAGTATGATGAGGAGTCTGAAATTGTGTCGGACCAAaagcaatatatttatgacaCCAATCATAGCAAAAGCTACAAGAACAATAACCATAAccatagcaacaacaacaacaacaacaacaataataatagtaacaCTTTCCACAACaccaataacaaaaagaaatccAACGAAACACCAAAAGATATTTATCGTCTAAACTCAGTCGAACAAATCGATTTGATTTTGGAGGATAAAAGCCTTACCAAAGCAATACATGTAACCGGCTCTAAATGCTTTGTCACCATGAAAAAGATACGAAGGCTCGGAAAATATTTTCCCGTAGTGAACTTCTCttaatagttttatattaatcaaCTGCAAAGTGCATTCTAAATCTTAAAACGTAGTAAATATGTAGAGAATATGCATCAAAGTgtatgtaaaacaaaaagataaGCTAAAAAGttattacaaacaaaacaaaattacatatgcaaaacatatttaaactAGCTTTagcgtaatttaatttattatgcaatcttcaatttgtaataaaaagaaaaggcaCACTTATTGACtatatgctaaatttatttactgatgaaaacaaaaaacaccaTTAGCAAAGCAGTCCCAGGGGCcgttaataacaattgttaacaagtattgactaaattatttatatgagcAGAGcgtaccaaaaaaaaagttaaaaacaaaacaaaatatgcatacatatgtgcttAGACGCAGGACTATCAGCATACCCattcacacattttttttaattaaatatattataacaCAAAATAGTATTTTGCtgtattacaaaattataatttatttattacaaattttataattaatcaataacaattataatgtagtttttataacatttaagtTGTAGTCTCCGACTTGCATAATATAGCAATAGGCATGGGTACAATGTACAATccaaaagtcaaataaaattattaaaaccaaacaaatggcttattcgtttttattttcagcctTAAACTTGGCGCTTAACATAGGCCAAAAAGTATATGGCATCGATTATGCCGGGTATCGATGCCTACATGTGACGGCAGTGACTCGTTACTTTTATTGTTACCTTGTGTAACAGCTTTGTGAATAGCGCTCATCTCTATTATGAAACTTTTGTGTAGaaaaaacttgaaaataatattgtagGTCTAGTAAACTGTGTGAAAACTGTAGCCACGATTAGCAACTATGCTGCGCATCTATCAAAACACATACCGGTAAGCAGACCATGCAGCAATGCTCAAAGAAATGCTAATATTCATTTGACGATTTCGTCAtcgttgttgttcttgctgttgccgcATTGCAATTTTAGGCGAACGGCTAGAAAAGCTGTTGTTTACTCCACAAAAGTTGCCTGCTGCAATCATTCCACGCTATGCAACATCACCGGCCAAGCACATTCAAAGCGCCATGGCGCAGGAGCACATTGGCAACAACATAACAATCAACGTCACGAAGAGTTTCTACTGGGTGGCAACCAGGCGAGAGGCTGGACAATACCGCCGCACTCGCGTGGTTACGGCATGCTAGTTGTGCGTATTCTAAGAGGGGCCTTGAAACTGCGTTACATTGTGCTGGGCGGTGCCATTGGTGGTGGTGTCTCATTGAGCAAAGTAAGTTATTGGCTTGGCATTGTGTTATATAATttgctaattgcaattatgcGGGTTGCAGAAATATGAGGATTGGAAGGATGGTTTGCCGGATCTTAAGTGGCTAGAGGATGCATTGCCGCAGGGTGAAAGGTGGAGTCAGTTTTCAAAGAATCTCATTGAGGTGGGCGGCCTGGTGAAGAATGCAATTGACATAGGTAAGTTGGCTTATTAGCAAGGAAAGCGTTTCCTTCCTGATTCTCTCTTCCTCTTTCTCTCACTTTAAATTGCCATAACAGTTAGTTAATTAACCGGGTATGATAGGTCGCGTCGAGTTTTCTAACTTTGCACCTAAATTTTTGCGTACATTGTACATTTTCATTCAAGTTTGCCAATTTTGTTTATCATTTACACAATCGCCTGCTTATTAGCTCTTGTTTCTTATGATTTGTATACTCACCATATACACTGCGCGACAGCGAGTCTCTTAGTTGTTGGCTTTGTGAATGATATTGATCATATTGGGGTTTGCTTGTAGATCCgaagcttaagcagcttggCGAAGATAAATTATCGGAATGGCGCTCATGGTTCGATAGTCGTCTGGACGATGCAATTGAAGCTGCCGATTATCAAGGaaatcaaattgttgaaaGTAGGTTACACACGTATATAATGTCAAtgaaacaaatgcatttaaagtgAGAGGATACATATTATGTTGCAACTcaaactttgctttaattaattctctttatttctctttttgcAGCCAAGGAAGATATCAAGGCGAAGACAACTGTGGCAGCGCTGGGAATCTCTGCAGACGAAAGCCGTAAAAAATATGGTGTgactgcaatttaataaaaaactaaatgaatgcttatatttgtttatctttttGCAGATAAGCTGCAGAACCAAGTGGAAACGCTGCAGACTGAAATCATGAATGTGCAAATCAAATACCAAAAAGAACTTGAAAAAATGGAGAAGGAAAATCGTGAGCTACGTTCGCAATATCTTATATTGAAGACCAATAAGAAGACGACGCTGAAGCGCATTAAGAAATCCTTAATTGATATGTACTCGGAAGTGCTGGATGAGCTATCTGGCTATGATACGGGCTACACCATGGCTGATCATTTAccgcgtgttgttgttgtgggcgaTCAGAGCAGCGGCAAGACCTCGGTGCTGGAATCCATAGCTAAGGCGCGCATATTTCCACGTGGCAGCGGTGAAATGATGACGCGTGCACCAGTCAAGGTTACATTGGCCGAGGGACCATATCATGTGGCACAGTTTCGTGACACAGATCGTGAATATGATCTCACCAAAGAGTCGGATCTGGCGGATCTGAGGCGTGAGGTGGAGTTCCGCATGCGTGCCTCTGTAAGAGGTGGCAAGACCGTGAGCAATGAAGTCATATCCATGACCGTTAAGGGACCTGGATTACAGCGCATGGTCTTGGTGGACTTGCCCGGCATTATATCGGTAAATAAAcagtaaaaatttataaatttgatgtaaactataattaatttttacagaCAATGACAGTCGACATGGCATCAGATACGAAGGATTCTATTCACCAAATGACTAAACATTATATGAGCAATCCAAATGCAATTATACTATGCATACAGGATGGTTCTGTTGATGCGGAACGCAGCAATGTCACGGATCTGGTCATGCAATGCGATCCACTGGGACGGCGCACCATATTTGTGTTGACCAAAGTGGATTTGGCAGAGGAACTGGCAGACCCAGATCGCATTAGAAAGATATTGTCAGGCAAACTGTTTCCGATGAAAGCATTGGGTTACTATGCAGTAGTAACAGGTCGTGGACGCAAGGACGATAGCATAGAGTCTATAAGGCAGTATGAAGAGGACTTTTTCAAGAACTCTAAATTGTTTCAGTAAGTTTAAAATTGCACAAGCTTaaattgttgattaatttttagaCAATTGCAGTCGACGTGGCGTTATAATGCCGCATCAGGTAACGAGCCGTAATCTTAGCTTGGCTGTGTCGGATCGTTTCTGGAAAATGGTGCGGGAAACTATAGAGCAGCAAGCAGATGCATTTAAGGCCACCAGATTTAATCTGGAAACCGAATGGAAAAACAATTTCCCCAGGTAAGCAGATAAAACATTTAGGcgcgcatatatttttttaatttaatttgcagacTGCGTGAATCTGGTCGGGATGAGCTATTCGATAAGGCTAAAGGCGAAATTCTCGATGAGGTGGTGACGCTCTCACAGATCTCGGCAAAGAAATGGGATGATGCACTCACTGCCAAACTCTGGGAGAAACTATCCAATTATGTATTCGAAAATATTTATCTACCCGCTGCACAGTCAGGTTCTCAAAGTAATATTCTGTAGTTATAAGTATTAGTTCTTAAGGAAGGAatcatcagcatacatcaATCACGCACTAATTGTCAAGTGTTTATGTGCTAACAAGTCAGCGCTTTAAGTCAGGATATTCAGGTCAATAAGCGGGTATTTACATATTGCCAAAACGAGTTTTAACTTAACGCATAGCCTTGCCATTGAATcatgtgtttaaatttaaactgtgTGCTCCCCAAATTCGAATTTCATTAGCATGtatccaaaaacaaaaaacaaaaagaagttATATCAGCAGGTTTCAGCTTTGTCACAGTCATGTGCGAATAAGGCGCGTACTTTCGGTGGCAAGTGTGATTTACACTTTTAACGcgaattttcaattaaagctgcgttaatttgttttgatgaACAAAAGCAGAatgctttcaatatttttattaatactgTATTTATCTATCGATGTGCTTATCATTTACGTATTTGTTGTCATTTATATGCTACGCACTTGCAACAAGCAATTAACTTAACTGACGCTACTTCTTATAGATTCCTTTAATACCATGGTGGACATAAAGCTGCGACAGTGGGCGGAGCAGGCATTGCCCGCCAAATCAGTTGAGGCTGGCTGGGAGGCGCTGCAGCAAGAGTTTAAATCGCTGATGGAGCGTGCTAAGAAATCGCACGATCACGATGGACTCTTCGATCAGCTCAAGGCGGCTGTGGTGGATGATGCCATACGACGACACAGCTGGGAGGACAAGGCCATCGATATGCTGCGTGTTATACAATTGAATACATTAGAAGATCGCTTTGTGCACGACAAAGGCGAATGGGATCTGGCGGTGAAGTTCTTGGAAAACTCTGTCACcgccaagctgcagcaaacgGATGAGACACTGGGACAAATGTTTGGACCTGGCCCGTGGGCGCGTTTCGCACACTGGCAGTACTTAACGCCCGATCAGCAAAAGCGACGCAGCGTTAAGAACGAACTTGACAAAATACTCAAGACGGATGTGGTGCGTGTgagcaaaatattaatgagtgtgcataaataattggaaatatttgcttgtttatttgcagaAACATTTGCCGACGCTAAGCTACGATGAATTGACAACGGTGCGCAAAAATCTGCAGCGAGATAATGTGGATGTCGATACGGATTATATACGGCAAACTTGGTTCCCTGTTTACAGAAAGTGCGTATGGACTTAAGCGTGTGCGGTTTATGGCAActacaattgtttgttttgtttgcagacACTTTTtgcagcagtcgctgcagcGTGCGAGAGACTGCCGCAAGGCTTATTATCTGTACACGCAACAGGGCACAGAGTGTGAGGTCTCCTGCAGCGATGTGGTGCTCTTCTGGCGCATACAGCAGGTCATTAAAGTCACTGGCAATGCGCTGCGGCAGCAGGTTATAAATCGCGAGGCGCGTCGCCTGGACAAGGAGATCAAAGCTGTGCTCGATGAGTTTGGCGATGATGAGGAGAAGAAGGCGCATCTACTTACGGGCAAGCGTGTGCTGCTGGCCGAGGAGCTAAGTGCGTAGCTCCTATAAGTTTATTAAGCTGCACTactaattatttcttttattttgcagtcAAAGTGCGAATGATACAGGAGAAGCTTGAAGAGTTTATCAATTCGTTAAATCAAGAAAAATAGATTGGTGTGCCATGACCAAAGACACAACTgcgttaattatttaatgttttttaatttaagctcaaAAACGAACGTTTAAAGTCATCAACAACACGCATTGTTCATAACAATTTTCCTTAGTTGTTAGCTATTACGCTTATTttgtgcagcaaacaaaaacaaaaaactccgattaataaattatatcaGACATTGTTAGTTTGTATATTAGAAGTCAATGCTTTTTACTCACGTGTCCtaaattgcacataaaataataaataaacacaaattgtatTGGTTGGTttgtaaattacttaaaagagtttattgtaaaatgtataactgatatatatatatagtgtatatagtCTGTTAATTTTTACGCACGTTTAGAATTATGTATTATGTGTagattttgttataaatgaatttacgTTATAAACTTGGCACGCAAAACGTGCTAAACTTGCTTGAGtatgcttgtatgtatgttttgtatatatgtgtatatatatctatagtGTTATCTTATGTGCGAGCCGACGCCACAACGTATTTGTTTACACTACTGCATGATCAACGATGGGAGTTGGACATTGGGGACTTGCGCAGTGCAATAACCTCAGAGTCAATCTCgtcttgttttcttttgttttgttttgttttgtatgtatgtgtgtttgcttagGGCTAGaacttacatatgtacaaactATGTAACAAGTCTGGAAGCCAACGTGAGCCAgcagtttagtttttagtttagtcgtacttaataattaaaaacaaatgcaaacatcGTCTTCATCATAagtatatagtgtatatatatatatgtatattatgtacatatgtattgtatattacTTGGCAGTCGAATTGTGGCCCAGCCATGTGCTCAGCTGCTTAAAAgtgattttattaatattattattttcgatttcgtttgcacacacacacatacacatacacacatgcgtgTCTAGTGTCTATTTGTTGTAAAAGAATGTATCGCTTTTGaatcaatttgtaaattaattagacCTTGGAGTGCCATTACAGCAAATTGATTTGGCAATTgaataacaaaacaattgttgaattattaaatatttgaaagtgCGTGCTATGCTTAAAATCattttagaaattaatttaaattaaaattgtatagtttttatgcttgtgatgtgcatgtgtgtgtgtgtgtgagggcgAGGCACAAACATTACGCTTAAGTTTAATCAATCTTATACACTAAATCTAGACAATTAGATAAATCAAGAAAATAAGCTCGCGCAAAGCTGCTCCGCAGCTCCCTGAGCAAACAACAGCACATGGATACAAGGCAGCAGCGGGGATCGGGGCGTGGTGgggcagggcagggcaggTGAGACATATCAGTTACAAACTGAAATTACTGTTTACCAGTTCGTTGCGGTTAACACTGCGAGCGATCTTCAATCAGCAAACGAAGACAGCTTGTGATTGGACAATTAAGGTTGTTGCGTGCTTCGTGTTTTCTGTTTGCCATGGCGCTTAGGCCGCCGGCAGCGCCTCGTTCTTCTCATTGCGTCGCTTCTCCCAGTTGGAGATGTAGGTGAGCGGATAGCAGAGGAAGCCGGACAGCAGAATGAGTCCGCCGGCAAAGTAGAAGGCGACATTGTAGCTCTCGGTGGCCGTGTATAAAGCGCCTGCAATGGGACTGCCAATGGTGGCGG
Protein-coding regions in this window:
- the LOC108594999 gene encoding SNF-related serine/threonine-protein kinase; the encoded protein is MTLETQPIGGGLCDGKIAGLYDLEETLGSGHFAVVKLARHVFTGAKVAVKVVDKTKLDEVSKAHLFQEVRCMKLVQHPNVVRLYEVIDTQTKLYLVLELGDGGDLYDYIMKHDAGLSEELARKYFRQILRAITYCHQLHVVHRDLKPENVVFFEKLGLVKLTDFGFSNKFSPGQKLETFCGSLAYSAPEILLGDSYDAPAVDIWSLGVILYMLVCGQAPFEKANDSETLTMIMDCKYSMPSHVSKDCSNLIGSMLVRDPKKRATVEEIASCAWLKQTDEPDAVEHTLPLVSREQLSEEDHAFIIQKMINGNIASKEEIQQALDKNKYNHITATYFLLAEILLRRRTEEQAQKQKRQEASLKLGDTNRRTLAEKPSPTENPKVVVPISINVTPATQFANDNAKPDKRTRKCSIVREEDEEESANESVGIGNELKVATTRRESISDGRLHRSVQDRNSSPAPETEVPIKISANIVVSFDITLAQKLKQIDKCAKVDEDTLSGLKELEIGKLKPLPSSSKNPVLTHRRTKLNKIRTPSCSSSEASDDDTKTRNKKKINKFVGDAPIRFRMHRRDSHDDSSDSQDQLYPPPGSNSGNANFISNSGSGVSGKKEDQGQCKEPNKSEETRKSHTQKNRKQQKDHVDKHSHVNKQQLASFDNKSTRRRRIRESQSLDRITEAQEYELRQRCYVNEATTHQQQHIDHRNSLNNLTTFSVAETKEEYDEESEIVSDQKQYIYDTNHSKSYKNNNHNHSNNNNNNNNNNSNTFHNTNNKKKSNETPKDIYRLNSVEQIDLILEDKSLTKAIHVTGSKCFVTMKKIRRLGKYFPVVNFS